The Lycium barbarum isolate Lr01 chromosome 11, ASM1917538v2, whole genome shotgun sequence genome contains the following window.
ACGGCCACGTAGCTGCTTTTCTAGAGACTTATATATAGAAGTCATCATAGGCTCTCATGCATTTATCATCTGGTTACTTTCATAAGAGTCTCTTCTCCCACCACTCTTTGAACAATATATCTCTAATACTATATGCTCTTTTGCTTGTCATTTTGATTGTATATCCAACCTTAAGTTCCTACAATATGTTTTCCATTCTACTTCAAAACCATGTCATTAGATCCTCAGAACGATCAGATGAAATTGGGACGATACAGAGAAGATCGTCACATCCAGATAAGAAGAGCATCTCCCGCCAACCAAAATCAGCTAATTACAAACCACCCACTCCTATCACAAAAACTGGGACTAGTACAAAGAGTGTACTCAATGACCCAAGTTTACAGTCCACATGGGCTCATCGAGCATGGATGGTCAGTGGGTTCACCACCGTGCTGATTTCTTTAGCAAGTTCCGCCACAGGGGCCATAGACTCACATACATGGGTCGGGCCCCTTATAGCAGGTTTCATCGGCTACGTCTTATCAGACTTAGTTAGTGGAATCTTTCACTGGGCAATTGACAATTACGGCAGTGCCAAAACCCCTGTATTCGGGAGACTAATTGATGCATTTCAAGATCACCATCAATGGCCATGGAGTACCACCCGGTATCAATTTGCTAAAAATCTGCACGAGCACGCACGTGCAGTGACTTTCACAGTCCTCCCGATCAACCTTCTCTGTAACAACCCGACGATTCTGGCTTTCGTGGGAGTTCTTTCGGGTTGCCTTATGTTCAGC
Protein-coding sequences here:
- the LOC132617505 gene encoding fatty acid desaturase 4-like 1, chloroplastic, with product MHLSSGYFHKSLFSHHSLNNISLILYALLLVILIVYPTLSSYNMFSILLQNHVIRSSERSDEIGTIQRRSSHPDKKSISRQPKSANYKPPTPITKTGTSTKSVLNDPSLQSTWAHRAWMVSGFTTVLISLASSATGAIDSHTWVGPLIAGFIGYVLSDLVSGIFHWAIDNYGSAKTPVFGRLIDAFQDHHQWPWSTTRYQFAKNLHEHARAVTFTVLPINLLCNNPTILAFVGVLSGCLMFSLQIHSWAHGTKSELPSIVLALQDAGIILSRSNHAAHHRPPYNNSYCTVSGLWNQYLDRYKFFELPEMIFFYKFGVRPRSWNEPTSEWTEETETLESLPASH